One stretch of Epinephelus lanceolatus isolate andai-2023 chromosome 15, ASM4190304v1, whole genome shotgun sequence DNA includes these proteins:
- the LOC117266781 gene encoding lysophosphatidylserine lipase ABHD12-like, with translation MKRVVLFLITVYASVPVILYLFPWILGHVVFSHLLRFPFFVDLSRPEDVLNHTCNFYLDTEADVSVGVWHTLPASQWEKAAGRSPEWYQETLGDGSPVIIYLHGNAGTRALIHRVELVKVFSTVGYHVFSLDYRGFGDSSGEPSEAGVTSDALYLYHWVKKQSRGPVYLWGHSLGSGVATNAALKIQEQGSVVDALILDGAFTSVEEMVAKHPIVKMYKFLPGFEGLFWNILERNNIVFANDKNLKVLNSPLLILHAEDDHIVPYHMGLKLYEISLQAKKEYDRDVQVEMITYSADLGYAHNMIYLDPNLSNVVGKFLQNLRR, from the exons ATGAAGAGAGTTGTCTTATTTTTGATTACTGTCTACGCCTCAGTGCCTGTCATCCTCTACCTGTTCCCCTGGATACTGGGACATGTTGTATTTTCCCACCTGT TGAGGTTTCCATTCTTTGTGGATCTCAGCAGACCTGAAGACGTGCTGAACCACACATGCAACTTCTACCTGGACACAGAGGCGGATGTCTCAGTCGGTGTCTG GCATACACTCCCCGCCAGCCAATGGGAGAAGGCCGCGGGGAGAAGCCCTGAGTGGTACCAGGAAACGCTGGGAGACGGCAGTCCTGTTATTATCTATCTCCACGGCAACGCAGGGACCAG AGCCTTAATTCACAGAGTGGAGCTGGTGAAG gttttTAGTACTGTAGGGTACCATGTCTTCTCTTTAGACTACAGAG GTTTTGGAGACTCCAGTGGGGAGCCAAGTGAAGCTGGAGTGACCAGTGACGCCCTCTACCTGTACCACTGGGTAAAGAAACAGAGCAGAGGTCCTGTCTATCTGTGGGGACACTCGCTCGGCTCTGG gGTGGCAACAAATGCTGCATTGAAAATACAAGAGCAAG GGTCTGTGGTTGATGCTTTAATCCTTGATGGAGCATTCACAAGCGTAGAAGAAATGGTCGCCAAGCATCCGATCGTTAAG ATGTACAAGTTCCTTCCAGGATTTGAGGGCTTGTTTTGGAACATATTGGAAAGGAACAACATTGTGTTTGCTAATGACAAAAA TTTAAAGGTCTTGAACAGCCCACTCCTTATCCTGCATGCAGAAGATGACCATATTGTTCCTTATCACATGGGTCTGAAG CTGTACGAGATATCACTCCAGGCTAAGAAAGAGTATGACAGAGATGTTCAGGTTGAAATGATCACCTACAGTGCAGATCTTGGATACGCCCACAACATGATCTACTTAGATCCTAATCTGTCAAATGTTGTCGG AAAATTTCTACAAAACCTGAGACGGTAG